Within the Dehalococcoidia bacterium genome, the region GCGGCGGGCGCCGGGTGCAGGACGGCCCCGGCACGCCATGCCGCCGTGCGCCATGCGTACTACGGAACCTCGACGCCGGCGAGCACGCGGGCGATGATCTCGTCCGTGGTAATCTCCTCGGCCTCGGCCTCGTAGGTGATGACCATGCGGTGCCGCAGCACATCGGGCGCGATCGCCTTGATATCGTCGGGCGTCACGTAGCTGCGGCCATCCACGAAGCTGTGCGCCTGCGCCGCCTGCGCCAGGAAGATCGTGGCGCGCGGCGAGGCGCCGAAGGCGATGAACGGCGCCAGCGACTCCATGCGGAACGCCTTGGGCCGGCGCGTGGCCGACACGATCTGGATCAGGTAATCCTTCAGCCGATCGTCGATGTACACGTCGCGCACGGTTTCGCGCGCGGTGAGGATCGCCTCGGGCGAGACAATGCGGCGCACGTCGGCTACGTGTCCACTGATGCCACGGTCGAGGATCACGCGCTCCTCCAGCCGGCTGGGGTAGGTGATCACGGCCTTCAGCATGAAGCGGTCAAGTTGCGCCTCGGGCAGCGGGTAGGTGCCTTCCTGTTCGATCGGGTTCTGCGTCGCCAGCACCATAAACGGCTCGGGCAGCGGAAACGTCTCGCCGCCGATGCTCACCTGCCGCTCCTGCATCGATTCCAGCAGCGCCGACTGCACCTTGGCCGGCGAGCGATTGATCTCGTCGGCCAGCACGATATTGGCGAAGACGGGCCCCTGGCGCACGGTGAACTCGGCCGTGTGCTGGTTGTAGATCGTCGTACCGGTCAGGTCGGCCGGCAGCATGTCCGGCGTGAACTGCACACGCACGAAGCTGAGCTGCAACGCGTCGGAGAGCGTCTTCACGGCCAGCGTCTTCGCCAGGCCGGGCACGCCCTCGATCAAAATGTGGTTGCTGGTGAGCAGGCCGATCAGCAGGCGGCTGATCAGCGCCTCCTGCCCGACGATCACCTTGCCGACCTCCGCCCGCACCTCGGTCAGGAAGCGGCTGTGCTCACGCACCCGCTCGTTCAGGTTGGCCGCATCGCGGTCCCGCGCCGTGTCCTGAACCATTGCACCCCCACCGTCCCCACGCATCACCATCGCGGTCCGCCGCGCCTCGGGCGGCGAAGTTGCTCCATCATACGCCGAAGCGGCGATCAAACATAAGGGACGATTGGTCGTTGACGGCCGCCGGCGGTATGCTCCGGCTGCGGCAGCCCGCTCCACGCCTGCTGGACGGCGGGCACCGGGTGGCCGGCAGGCTGTCCGAAGCGGCGACTGCAGGACTGGCGCACGATTGGAAGCGAACATGCGCTGGCTTGACGTGACGCGGCCGATCGCGCCCGGCATGGCCGTCTATGCGGGCGACCCGCCGGTGGAGCTGCGGCCATGGACCGAGCTGGGCGGAGGCGCCGACTTTGCCGTCACCGCGCTCGCGCTGGGCACGCACACCGGCACCCACGTCGATGCGCCGGCCCACTGCTTTGCCGGCGGCGCGGGCGTAGACGCGCTGTCGCTTGATCTGCTGTGCGGGACGGCCTTCGTCCTCGACCTTGCCGAACAGGCTGGGGACCGTGCGGAATTCTCTGCCGACGTGCTGAACGAGTTGCCGCGCGGCTGCAAGCGACTGCTGTTGCGCACCTACGACGGTGGGGCGTGGGAGGGCGGCATGTTGCCCGATGCCGGGCTGAGCGGGCAGGATGCCTCGCGGCTGATCGAGCGCGGCGTCCGTCTCGTCGGCATCGACCGGCTCTCGATCGCGCAGGCCCGCCCGCTGCCCGTGCATCGCCTGCTGCTCGGCGCCGGCGTCATCATCCTCGAAGGTCTCGACCTGAGCGCCGCGCCGGCAGGGCCATGCGAGCTGTTCTGCCTGCCGCTGAAGCTGGCAGGGGCAGACGGAGCGCCGGCGCGGGTCTTGTTGCGCTACCGCTGAACGGGCTCCCGCGGCGCGTGCAGCCAGATGCCCTCTCGCCGCGCTGCGGCGAGAGGGCAGGCAGAATCGCTCGGCGGCTGCCTAGGTCCGATTGCCCGTCGTCCGGGGCTGCTCGGTCCGCGAGCCGTTGCCGCTCGTCGGCGTCTGACCGCCGCCGGGCCGTGGGTGGCCGCCGCCCTCGATCGCCGGCTTCGAGGCTACCTCGATCGGCTGGCCTTTGCCGCCCTTCACCGGAATCTGGCGGGTGCGGGACGCCTCCTCCTTGGGCAGCGTCAGCTTCAACATGCCGTTCTCGAACGACGCCTCGGCCTTCTCGGCGTCTACGCGCGAGGGCAGCGTCATGCTGCGCACGTAGCGGCCGTAGCGGTGCTCCTGGTGATGCACGGTGCCCTTCTGACCCTGGCCGTGCTCTTCCTCGCTGTGCATCTCGCCCTGGATCACAAGTTGATTGCCCTGCACGGTGATGTTGATGTCTTCCGGCTTCACGCCGGGCATCGACGCCTTCACGATCAGGTTTTCGTCGTGCTCGGTGATGTCGATCGGCATCGGCATGCCGCTGCTGTGCTCGCGGCCGCCGACCCAGCCTGGGCGCACCCAGGCGTCTTCGAAGAGCCGGTCCATCGCCATGCGCAGCGACTGCATGTCGCCGTACGGATCCCATCTCTGCATCGTCATGACCTTGTTCCCTCGTTGGCCGGCCGGCTGCTGGAAGCCGTCGCGCGCGCGGCGCCTCAAAGGACGAGGCGGCCCGTTGCCGGTCTGGCCTCGGTTGATCTTGCTTCTGCAACGGGCTGGCGGCAGGGAAACCAGGAGACCGCTAGCCGCCCTGGCCCGCGCTGCCGGCGGCCGCGCGTACCGCCGGTTTGCCTCTCCAGCCTGCATCCGGCGTACGGTATTGTCAATAGGGCTGAGTGTGGTATTATCAGGTTGTCGCTTGTGGCGATACTCAATTCGGCTCATGCCGAGGCGGCCGGCGGCCCGCAAAGCTGCCGCCGCGTCAGGAAGTCGCAGGGATGGCAGGCAAGAACTACTACGACGTGCTGGGCGTGAAGCGTGACGCCTCCGAGAAGGAGGTGCGCCAGGCCTACCGCAAGCTCGCGCGTAAATACCACCCGGACGTGAACCCCGGCGACAAGACCGCCGAGGCGAAGTTCAAAGAGATCAACGCGGCGCAGGAGGTACTGCTCGACGCCGAGAAGCGCCGCAAGTACGACAAGTACGGCGACAAGTGGGAGTACGCCGACCAGATCGAGGAGCAGCAGCGCAAGGCGCAGAGCGCCGGCGATTTCTTCCGCACCGCCTCGCGCGGCGGCGGCTTCAAGATGCCCGACCTTGACAACGAAGGCGGGCTGGGCGACATCTTCGGCAACATCTTCCGCGGCGGCAGCCGCAAGCCCGCGGCGCGCAAGGGCGAGCACCTCGAGCACGCGATGGACGTGTCGCTGGAGGAAGCCTACACCGGCACCGTGCGCACGCTCTCGATTCAGATCACCGAACCGTGTGTCGGCTGCAACGGCACCGGCCTCGCCGGCAACGCGATCTGCGCCGTCTGCGAGGGTGCCGGCAGCGTCAGCAAGCCGCGCCGCATCGAAGTCAAGATTCCGGCCGGCGTCAAGACCGGCTCGCGCGTGCGCATCGCGGGCGAGGGCCAGCCGGGCACGGGCGGCGCGCCCAAGGGCGACCTCTACCTGAAGATCACGGTGCTGCCCAACGAGCGCTTCGAGCGCAACGGCGACGACCTGATCGAGGAGACGCCCGTGCCGCTTTACGACGCGCTGTTGGGCGGGGAGGTGACCGTGGCCACCATGACGGGTCGCGTGGCGCTAAAGATCCCCGCCGGCACACAGAACGGCAAGAGCATCCGCCTCTCCGGCAAGGGCATGCCGAAGCTCGGCCAGAGCGGGCACGGCGATCTGTACGTCAAGGTGCGCGTGGTGCTGCCGAGCGAGCTGAGCGCCCGTGAGCGGCAGCTCTTCGAAGAGTTACGCGAGCTGCGTCAGCCCGCCGCGGCGCGCACCGCGTAGCCACACATTCATCCGGCCGAGCCACACATGACCGAGGCCGGCCAAAAGGCACGCCCCAGCGCCTTCACGCACGCGGCGCAAGGCAGGCGCCGAGACGGTGTGAAGGAAGGAGGAATCCCGGTGAACGAGGATGCAATCCGGGAAGACGATCCCTGTTATGTGATCAGCATCGCCGCCCGCATGGTCGGCATGCATCAGCAAACCCTGCGCTATTACGAGCGGGTCGGGCTGATCGAACCGTCGCGCTCGCGCGGCAACATCCGCCTCTACTCGCCTTCCGACATCAGCCGCCTGCGGCAGATTCAGCGTCTGATCAGCGACCTCGGCGTCAACCTGGCCGGCGTGGAAGTGATCATGCGCATGAACCAGCACCTGCTGGATGCCGAGCGCGAGCTCGAAGCGCTCCGCGCCGAAGTGGAGCAGTGCCGTGCCAATCACTGGCAGGCGCAGCTCCCCGCGGCACGAGCGGGCCGGGCGTAGACCGCAGGCTAACCCGGCGGGCGCGCTGCCCACGCTCCCATAGTATCCCAGTCGCAGCCGGCAGTGGCCGGACTGCCAGCGAGGAACCGATTCCCCATGATGAGACAAGACCGATTTACCGAGCAGGCCCAGGAGGTTCTGGGCGCCTCGCAGGAGATGATGCGCCAGCAACGCCACACCCAGTGGGACGTCGAGCACGTGTTGCTCGCCCTCGTGCAGCGTGAGGGCGGACTGGCGCAGGCGATCCTCGAACGACTGAACGTGCCGCTGCCCGTGCTGCGCGAGCGGCTGGAGACGCACCTCAACCAGTCACCGAAATCCGCGTATCCCGTGGTGCAGCCCTACGTGACGCCGCGCCTCGTGCGCATGCTCGAAACTGCCGATGCCGAGGCCAACCGGCTGAAGGACGAATACATCGGCGTCGAGCACCTGCTGATCGCGATCGCCGACGAGCGCGAGGGCGAGTCCAGCCGCGTGCTCAAAGCCTTCAACGTCGATAAGGAGCGCATCTACCATGCGTTGCAGGAGATTCGCGGCAAGCGCCGCGTCGACAGCCCGCGCGCAGAGAACAGCTACCAGGCGCTGAACAAGTACAGCACCGACCTGACGCAGCTCGCCCGCGACGGCAAGCTCGACCCGGTGATCGGCCGCGACACCGAGATCCGCCGCGTGATGCAGATCCTCAACCGGCGCACCAAGAACAACCCGGTGATCATCGGCGAGGCCGGCGTCGGCAAGACGGCGATCGTCGAGGGGCTGGCGCAGAAGATCGTCGTCGGCGACGTGCCCGAAAACCTGCGCGACCGGCGCCTGCTGGCGCTGGACATGGGCGCGCTGGTCGCCGGCTCGCGCTTCCGCGGTGAGTTCGAGGAGCGGCTGCAGGCCGTGATGAACGAGGTACGGCAGGCCGAGGGCGAAGTGGTGCTGTTCATCGACGAGCTGCACACCGTCGTCGGCGCCGGCGCGGCCGAGGGCTCGATCGACGCCAGCAACATGATGAAGCCGGCGCTGGCCCGCGGCGAGCTGCGTGCGATCGGCGCCACGACGCTGGACGAGTACCGCCAGTACATCGAGCGCGACCCGGCGTTAGAGCGCCGCTTCGCCCCGGTCTACGTAGACGAGCCGAGCGTCGAGGAGACGATCGAGATCCTCAAGGGTCTGCGCCCGCGCTACGAAGAGCACCACAAGGTGCAGATCAGCGATGCGGCCCTTGAGGCGGCGGCGCAGCTCTCCGACCGCTACATCACCGAGCGCTTCCTTCCCGATAAGGCGATCGACCTGATCGACGAGGCGGCCAGCAAGCACGTGATCGACGCGGAAAGCCTCTCGCCGGAGCTGCAGCAGATGCAGCAGCAGCTCAACGAGCTGAACCGCGAAACCGAGTCGGCCGCGCAGCGCGAGGACTACGAGGCCGCGGCCCGGATCAAGAGCGACCTGCTCAAGCTGCAGGTAGACTACCGCGCCGCCAAGGAGCGCTGGGAGGCGGAGCGGCCGCGCAAAGACGTGGTGGACGAGGCCGACATCGCCGCGCTGGTCGGCAGCATCACCGGCATTCCGGTCAGCCGTATGCTCGAAGGCGAAGCGGACAAGCTGCTGCAGATGGAGGAGCGGCTGCACGACCGCGTGATTGGCCAGGACGCCGCGATCGGCGTGCTGAGCGACGCGATCCGCCGTGCCCGCGCCGGGCTGAAGGACCCGCGCCGGCCGATCGGCAGCTTCATCTTCCTCGGACCCACCGGCGTCGGCAAGACGGAGCTGGCGAAGGCGCTGGCCGAATTCCTCTTCGACGACGTGGACGCGCTGATCCGTGTCGATATGTCGGAGTTCCAGGAGCGGCACACCGTCTCCCGCCTGATCGGGGCGCCTCCCGGCTACGTCGGCTACGACGAGGGCGGCGGCCTGACCGAGGCCGTGCGCCGGCGGCCGTACCGGGTGATCCTCTTCGACGAGATCGAGAAGGCGCACCCCGACGTGTTCAACACGCTGCTGCAGGTGCTGGACGACGGCCGGCTGACGGACGGCCACGGGCGCACCGTGGACTTCCGCAACACCGTGATCATCATGACCAGCAACCTGGGCACGGCCGAGATGCAGCGCCAGAGCCTGGGCTTCCTCACCGGCCGCACCCAATCGCACTCAGAGCGCCAGCGGCTGGAGTCGGCGGCGCAGCGGGCGCTGCGCGAGACGTTCCGGCCCGAGTTCCTCAACCGGATCGACGAGATCATCGTCTTCGAGCCGCTGACGGAGCCCGAGCTGGAGCAGATCGTGACGCTGCTGGTGGACGACCTGCTCGGCCGGCTGACGGAGCGCGGCATCACCGTGCACCTGAGCGAGGCGGCGCGCAAGGCACTGGTGAAGGAGGGCTACGACCCGAACTTCGGCGCGAGGCCGCTGCGGCGCGTGGTGCAGCGGCGGATCGAGAACCCGCTGGCGAAGCGCGTGCTGAGCAGCGAGATCGCGCCCGGCAGCGAAGTCGACGTGGACGCGAACGAGGCGGGCGAGTACACCTTCTCACCCGCCCGGACGGCTCCGCGCGAAGCCGAGCCGGCCCACGTGGCGTAGACGAGGCTGGCCTCACCCTCTGCCCCCTCTCCAGCACGGCTGGAGAGGGGGTTCTTCGTCCGGCGGCCTCACCGCGTGAGCGCTCCGCTCCCGGATTTCCGCTTCCTCCGATTGGTTGCGGGCAGGCGCCTGCGCGGGCTAGCGGCAGGCGCGGCGAGCGCGGCATGATTGGCGCGCGGGCGCGGCGATGGCAAAGGCGCCGCGACTCCGGCAGAGGGGGTCTCTGATGATTGAGCAAAAAGAGCCGGTCGAGCTCGAAGCATCGCTGGATCCGGCGGCGCCCGCCGCGGCGCGGCCGGGCACACCGCAATGGCTCGCCCATCTCTACGAAGCGCACATCGTACGCCGCGGCCGCGAGGAACGCTTCCTGATCGCCGCGAGCTTTCTCACGGCATTCGTGATCGTACGCTTCATCACGCACAGCATCCACGCCCATCGCTTCCAGCGCTTTCTGCGCAACTTCTCGGCCGGCGGCGGCGTACATCTGCACCACCTGGTCTTCGGCATCGTCGGACTGCTCTTCGGCGGGCACGTCGCCATCGGCTTCCGGCCGCAACGACAGGCGGTGCGGCGGCCGCTGGCGATCCTGTTTGGCACAAGCGCGGCGTTGACGATGGACGAGTTCGCTCTCTGGCTGAACCTGCAGGACGTGTACTGGGCCAGGCAGGGCCGTGAAAGCGTGGACGCCGCGATCGTGACCGGCGGGGTGGCCGTGCTCGCCTCGGCGGGACACGGGCTCTTCCGCGCCATGGGCCAGGACATGGCGCTGCTCTGGCGCGATGCCGCGAGCCGGCGCCGGCAGTAGCCGGCCTCGGTCTCACCCCCCAACAGGCCGAGCGATCGGGGGCCGGGTAGATCGGGGCCGATGGGGATTCCGTGCTTCCAGCCACGCCGCGCGGGAGCGTGCGCGACGTGTTGGCGACGCCGCGGTAGATTCCACCCTGCCGATCGTTGGCAAGATCACGGCCGCAGAAGCTAAACGGTTGCAAGACGAGTGCGGAGCGATCATAATGACGCATCCACTATCCATCGTTGCGGACTGAAGTAGAAGGGAGTCATCCGCTCCAGCAACATCTGGATTCATGTCTCGACAGGACGGTGTTTAGTAGGAGGTCGGTATGTCGTTCGCTGACCCGAGGCTTACGCTCCTGACACACCAGCCGCACGTACACCGGCACGGGCTCTCGCGGCGGCAGTTCCTGGGCATGACGGCCGGCGCCACCGGCCAGGCTCTGGGAGCAGAGCTGATCTGGCCGCGCGTCGCGCACGCCGACCCACCCGGCACGGGCACGCCCAACCCCATTCTCGGCGGCATCAAGCCGCTCGCCTTCGCGCCCAACGTCGTGTTCCACGTTTTCCCGCCACCAGATACCGAGACCACGCCGTTTCCTGAGCCTTCGACAATCACCGACTTCAACGGCTTTGTGGGAATCTCGCACGTGAGCGGCCACGGCGTGGGGATCACCGGCGGCGGCGCGCCCGACGCGACGCTCACCTATGACATCGACAACCGCTTCATGACCGGGGAGTTCATCGGCGCCGACGGCAGACACCGCCAGGGCACGTTCGCCTTCCTCTGAATCGACATCTTCAAAGGGTCCGTGCAGACCCACGACTTCAATCCGGGCATCAGCGCCAATGGCTTGTTCTGGACGGTGCCGATTACCGACAGCGCCGTTGCTGTGCAACTCGGCGCCGGCACCGCCGAGATGCAGCTCAGCAACTTCGCGGTCTCGGACTACTTCAACATCGTCAATGCGCTCGTCCGCCAGGGCAACATCACCGGCGTCGGCCCGTTCGGACCGGACGACATTCCCGCGAAAGTCTCGTTCGATATAGTCTGGAGCGGACGTGGGGAGGCGGTTCACGTCAGCAACGCGGCCGCCGGCTTCGACGGGCAGTTCCTGCTCAACACGTCGGCCGTCGTCTCGCTCTCCTGCTCCGAGGCGGCATCCGGCGGCCAGCCAAGCTTTAGCTTCATGGCCACCGGCGCCTCGACCAACGAGTTTTCGCTCATTGGCCACGAGCGCAACGGCCGCTTCTTCCACTGACGCAGGCGCGCGGCCGGCGTGGCCTCTCCCCCTGCCCCCTCTCCAGTGTTCTGGAGAGGGGGTTGGCTATCACGTTGGAGCTGCCAGGGCGCCGCGCTTTTGACCGGCGGCGTTCGCGGTGGGACGATCGATACACCCCGCGAGGCGCGATCGCCCGGAAGCCGTGCAATGGCGGCCGCACCACATGCAGGCTGGCTTACCTCGCGACCGCCACGAGCGCTGCGCTGGGCGTTGCGGCTGCCCAGCACCCACTATCGCCTCCAGTTGGGCTGGCTGCTCGGCCACCGCTTTCTGTTGCTAACGCATCGCGGCCGGCGCACAGGGCGTGCACACCAGACCGTCTTGGAGTTCGTGTGCCACAAGAGACGGACCGATGAGTACATCGTGGCTGCTGGCTGGGGCGGGCGGGTCGGGCGGTATCGCAATCTGCTGGCGAACCCCGCCCTGGCGATCAGGATCGGCCGCAGGCACTTCACGCCGGTGCAACGCTTTCTCACTACCGCCGAGGTACAGGCGATCCTGCGTGGCTATTAGCGGCGTCATCCGCTCGCCGCCTGGCTGGTAGCCCGTCTCCCCGGCAAAGCCCATTGCGCAAGCGACACCGCAGCCGATGGTGGCGTTCCGGTCGCCGACGCGAGGCTAAGCTCCTAACCGCTGGCCTCGGTTCCCCTCGCGCCAACCGCGGGCGGAACGGCGCCCGCGCGCGTTCCGGATTGTGCCACCCCTTCGATCGGTCATACTGTCCCATCTGCCGGAGGCTCCAGCGGATTGACAGCCCGCGTATGGTGGTGAAAGCAGCGGTTCTGCGGACGCGTTGCCGTTTCGCAGGATGAGTGCGGCGGAGGCAGGTCATGAACATCACGCTCAACCACACGATCGTGCCGGCGCACGACAAGGTCGCCTCGGCCAACTGGTTCGCCGAGATCTTCGGACTGGAGTACAAG harbors:
- a CDS encoding nitroreductase family deazaflavin-dependent oxidoreductase, with amino-acid sequence MAAAPHAGWLTSRPPRALRWALRLPSTHYRLQLGWLLGHRFLLLTHRGRRTGRAHQTVLEFVCHKRRTDEYIVAAGWGGRVGRYRNLLANPALAIRIGRRHFTPVQRFLTTAEVQAILRGY
- a CDS encoding J domain-containing protein — its product is MAGKNYYDVLGVKRDASEKEVRQAYRKLARKYHPDVNPGDKTAEAKFKEINAAQEVLLDAEKRRKYDKYGDKWEYADQIEEQQRKAQSAGDFFRTASRGGGFKMPDLDNEGGLGDIFGNIFRGGSRKPAARKGEHLEHAMDVSLEEAYTGTVRTLSIQITEPCVGCNGTGLAGNAICAVCEGAGSVSKPRRIEVKIPAGVKTGSRVRIAGEGQPGTGGAPKGDLYLKITVLPNERFERNGDDLIEETPVPLYDALLGGEVTVATMTGRVALKIPAGTQNGKSIRLSGKGMPKLGQSGHGDLYVKVRVVLPSELSARERQLFEELRELRQPAAARTA
- a CDS encoding MoxR family ATPase, which produces MVQDTARDRDAANLNERVREHSRFLTEVRAEVGKVIVGQEALISRLLIGLLTSNHILIEGVPGLAKTLAVKTLSDALQLSFVRVQFTPDMLPADLTGTTIYNQHTAEFTVRQGPVFANIVLADEINRSPAKVQSALLESMQERQVSIGGETFPLPEPFMVLATQNPIEQEGTYPLPEAQLDRFMLKAVITYPSRLEERVILDRGISGHVADVRRIVSPEAILTARETVRDVYIDDRLKDYLIQIVSATRRPKAFRMESLAPFIAFGASPRATIFLAQAAQAHSFVDGRSYVTPDDIKAIAPDVLRHRMVITYEAEAEEITTDEIIARVLAGVEVP
- a CDS encoding twin-arginine translocation signal domain-containing protein; protein product: MSFADPRLTLLTHQPHVHRHGLSRRQFLGMTAGATGQALGAELIWPRVAHADPPGTGTPNPILGGIKPLAFAPNVVFHVFPPPDTETTPFPEPSTITDFNGFVGISHVSGHGVGITGGGAPDATLTYDIDNRFMTGEFIGADGRHRQGTFAFL
- a CDS encoding AAA family ATPase produces the protein MRQDRFTEQAQEVLGASQEMMRQQRHTQWDVEHVLLALVQREGGLAQAILERLNVPLPVLRERLETHLNQSPKSAYPVVQPYVTPRLVRMLETADAEANRLKDEYIGVEHLLIAIADEREGESSRVLKAFNVDKERIYHALQEIRGKRRVDSPRAENSYQALNKYSTDLTQLARDGKLDPVIGRDTEIRRVMQILNRRTKNNPVIIGEAGVGKTAIVEGLAQKIVVGDVPENLRDRRLLALDMGALVAGSRFRGEFEERLQAVMNEVRQAEGEVVLFIDELHTVVGAGAAEGSIDASNMMKPALARGELRAIGATTLDEYRQYIERDPALERRFAPVYVDEPSVEETIEILKGLRPRYEEHHKVQISDAALEAAAQLSDRYITERFLPDKAIDLIDEAASKHVIDAESLSPELQQMQQQLNELNRETESAAQREDYEAAARIKSDLLKLQVDYRAAKERWEAERPRKDVVDEADIAALVGSITGIPVSRMLEGEADKLLQMEERLHDRVIGQDAAIGVLSDAIRRARAGLKDPRRPIGSFIFLGPTGVGKTELAKALAEFLFDDVDALIRVDMSEFQERHTVSRLIGAPPGYVGYDEGGGLTEAVRRRPYRVILFDEIEKAHPDVFNTLLQVLDDGRLTDGHGRTVDFRNTVIIMTSNLGTAEMQRQSLGFLTGRTQSHSERQRLESAAQRALRETFRPEFLNRIDEIIVFEPLTEPELEQIVTLLVDDLLGRLTERGITVHLSEAARKALVKEGYDPNFGARPLRRVVQRRIENPLAKRVLSSEIAPGSEVDVDANEAGEYTFSPARTAPREAEPAHVA
- a CDS encoding Hsp20/alpha crystallin family protein, producing MTMQRWDPYGDMQSLRMAMDRLFEDAWVRPGWVGGREHSSGMPMPIDITEHDENLIVKASMPGVKPEDINITVQGNQLVIQGEMHSEEEHGQGQKGTVHHQEHRYGRYVRSMTLPSRVDAEKAEASFENGMLKLTLPKEEASRTRQIPVKGGKGQPIEVASKPAIEGGGHPRPGGGQTPTSGNGSRTEQPRTTGNRT
- a CDS encoding helix-turn-helix transcriptional regulator codes for the protein MNEDAIREDDPCYVISIAARMVGMHQQTLRYYERVGLIEPSRSRGNIRLYSPSDISRLRQIQRLISDLGVNLAGVEVIMRMNQHLLDAERELEALRAEVEQCRANHWQAQLPAARAGRA
- a CDS encoding cyclase family protein produces the protein MRWLDVTRPIAPGMAVYAGDPPVELRPWTELGGGADFAVTALALGTHTGTHVDAPAHCFAGGAGVDALSLDLLCGTAFVLDLAEQAGDRAEFSADVLNELPRGCKRLLLRTYDGGAWEGGMLPDAGLSGQDASRLIERGVRLVGIDRLSIAQARPLPVHRLLLGAGVIILEGLDLSAAPAGPCELFCLPLKLAGADGAPARVLLRYR